In Cycloclasticus sp., a single genomic region encodes these proteins:
- the msbA gene encoding lipid A export permease/ATP-binding protein MsbA — protein MSKPNKNDSPSSINIYFRLLDYVKPHWKIFSLSLVGFLIFASTQPMFAALMKYMVDALNDEQRDAIYWIPIASVAIVFVRGIGSFLGSYFIALVSNKIVHTLRCQLFDRYTLLPSHFFDNNNSGHLISRITYNVQQVTGAATDAVKIVAREGLTVIGLFGYLFYMNWKLSLIFIAIAPLIGMVVKVATQRFRSISKKIQTSMGDLTHVSSEMVIGNRVVKSFGGEPYEQERFHNASKYSFQQSMRMVKTSAIQTPLLQLIVSLALGVLIFLSLLLMADSTTGEFIAYITAAGLIPKPIRQLSEVNSTIQKGIAAAESIFNVLDENIEKNTGTHTSQRVKGQLEFKNLNYSYGSDEKQVLNDISFKLEAGKTVAIVGHSGSGKTTLANLIPRFYDHQSGDILLDNVEINDYELSNLRTQIALVTQHVTLFNDTIEHNIAYGSLGIFSREDVINAATKAHAMEFIEQLPEGLDTLIGENGLKLSGGQRQRLAIARALLKDAPILILDEATSALDTESERKIQKALETAMKDRTTLVIAHRLSTIENADTILVMENGEIVESGAHQSLLSKNGLYSNLHNTQFKGS, from the coding sequence TTGTCAAAACCAAACAAAAACGACTCGCCGTCTAGCATCAACATATATTTCAGGCTTTTAGACTACGTTAAGCCACATTGGAAAATATTTAGCCTTAGCTTAGTTGGGTTTTTAATTTTCGCATCCACCCAACCCATGTTTGCTGCCTTGATGAAATACATGGTCGATGCTTTAAATGATGAACAACGCGATGCTATTTATTGGATTCCTATCGCGTCAGTTGCCATAGTTTTTGTACGCGGCATCGGGTCTTTTCTTGGCAGTTATTTTATCGCGCTTGTCTCAAATAAAATTGTCCATACCTTACGCTGCCAACTATTTGATCGCTACACGTTATTACCTAGCCACTTCTTTGATAACAACAACTCGGGGCACCTAATATCTCGCATCACCTATAACGTCCAACAAGTGACAGGGGCGGCCACTGATGCTGTTAAAATCGTTGCGCGCGAGGGGTTAACCGTTATTGGCTTGTTTGGTTACCTGTTCTATATGAACTGGAAATTGTCACTCATCTTTATTGCCATCGCCCCACTTATTGGCATGGTCGTTAAAGTCGCCACACAGCGGTTCCGCAGCATTAGCAAGAAAATACAAACCTCAATGGGCGACCTCACCCACGTATCTTCTGAAATGGTTATTGGCAACCGCGTGGTTAAAAGTTTTGGTGGCGAGCCTTATGAACAAGAACGCTTCCATAACGCCAGCAAATACAGTTTTCAACAATCCATGCGCATGGTGAAAACTTCTGCCATCCAAACACCTTTATTACAGCTAATCGTTAGCCTTGCCCTTGGTGTACTTATCTTTCTTTCCTTACTACTAATGGCTGATTCAACCACTGGCGAATTTATTGCTTACATTACGGCTGCGGGTCTCATCCCCAAACCTATTCGCCAACTCAGTGAAGTCAACTCCACTATTCAAAAGGGCATCGCAGCAGCAGAAAGCATTTTTAACGTTTTAGACGAAAATATTGAAAAAAACACCGGCACCCATACATCTCAACGAGTTAAAGGCCAGCTTGAATTTAAAAACCTGAACTACTCTTATGGGAGTGATGAAAAGCAAGTTCTTAATGACATTTCTTTTAAACTTGAAGCAGGTAAAACTGTCGCTATAGTTGGCCATTCAGGAAGCGGCAAAACAACGCTCGCCAACCTTATTCCACGTTTTTACGACCACCAAAGCGGCGACATCTTACTCGACAATGTTGAAATTAACGATTACGAGCTGTCTAACTTAAGAACTCAAATCGCTCTAGTTACACAACACGTCACCCTATTTAACGACACTATCGAACACAATATTGCCTACGGCTCACTCGGCATTTTCTCTAGAGAGGACGTTATTAACGCCGCGACTAAAGCGCACGCAATGGAGTTTATCGAGCAATTACCAGAAGGGCTCGACACTCTGATTGGCGAAAATGGCTTAAAACTTTCTGGCGGACAAAGACAGCGACTGGCAATCGCAAGAGCACTGTTGAAAGACGCCCCCATTCTTATTTTAGATGAAGCAACATCTGCCTTGGACACCGAGTCTGAACGAAAAATACAGAAAGCACTAGAAACAGCCATGAAGGATAGAACCACCTTAGTCATTGCTCACAGGCTATCGACTATTGAAAATGCCGACACGATACTTGTTATGGAAAATGGTGAAATAGTGGAGTCTGGAGCGCACCAAAGTTTATTATCAAAAAATGGGCTCTACTCCAATTTACATAACACGCAGTTCAAAGGAAGCTAA
- a CDS encoding glycosyltransferase family 4 protein, whose amino-acid sequence MRLAFALYKYFPFGGLARDFVRIANICVQKGYVVDVYVMEWQGDIIAEYNTYILACGGWSNHAKVADFHRQLDDKLQHEQYDAVIGFNKIPNIDVYYAADPCYIERFKEKSFLQTLNPRFRFYSGVERAVFGGDSKTVCLMISDVQTELFKQHYGVADNKLVPLPPGIDLSRRRPDNAADIRAEFRKEHQLNEQDIVILMVGTGFKTKGVDRAIEALSSLPEVLLSKTHLMVVGEDDLPSYERLAAEKKVGDKVHFMGGRSDVPTFLLGCDVLLHAARKENTGTVILEAMAAGLPMLVTAVCGYAKHVKKAQSGVVLVSPFSQAILNETLATMLTSNKDNWVKNALDYANKEDLYSMPEKAVEAIERVAVSLNNAV is encoded by the coding sequence ATGCGCCTAGCTTTTGCTCTTTATAAGTATTTCCCTTTTGGCGGTTTGGCGCGTGATTTTGTGCGTATTGCTAATATTTGTGTTCAGAAAGGTTATGTTGTTGATGTTTACGTGATGGAATGGCAGGGCGATATTATTGCTGAATACAACACGTATATATTGGCCTGTGGGGGGTGGAGTAATCATGCGAAAGTGGCTGATTTTCATCGGCAATTAGATGATAAGTTACAGCATGAGCAATATGACGCTGTGATTGGTTTTAATAAAATTCCAAATATTGATGTGTACTATGCCGCGGACCCTTGTTATATAGAACGTTTCAAAGAAAAATCATTTTTGCAAACCTTAAACCCTCGTTTTAGATTTTATTCGGGTGTGGAGCGTGCAGTTTTTGGTGGTGATAGCAAAACAGTTTGTTTAATGATTTCAGATGTGCAAACAGAGCTATTTAAACAACATTATGGGGTTGCTGATAACAAATTAGTGCCGCTACCGCCGGGTATCGATTTAAGTCGACGTAGGCCTGACAATGCAGCCGATATACGGGCTGAGTTTCGTAAGGAGCATCAGCTTAATGAACAAGATATTGTGATATTAATGGTCGGTACCGGCTTTAAAACCAAAGGTGTTGACCGAGCAATAGAGGCGTTGTCATCATTACCAGAGGTATTGCTGTCTAAAACACACTTAATGGTCGTTGGCGAAGATGATCTGCCGTCTTACGAGCGTTTAGCCGCTGAAAAAAAAGTGGGTGACAAGGTTCACTTTATGGGGGGGAGAAGCGATGTACCAACTTTCTTATTGGGTTGCGACGTTCTATTGCACGCTGCGCGTAAAGAAAATACGGGTACGGTTATTTTAGAAGCGATGGCAGCAGGCTTGCCGATGTTAGTAACAGCTGTGTGTGGCTACGCGAAGCACGTAAAAAAGGCTCAATCGGGCGTGGTGCTGGTGTCGCCTTTTTCACAAGCTATATTAAATGAAACATTAGCGACTATGCTGACGAGTAATAAAGATAATTGGGTGAAAAATGCCTTGGACTATGCGAATAAGGAAGACTTATACAGCATGCCAGAAAAGGCAGTAGAAGCCATTGAACGTGTTGCAGTGAGTTTAAATAATGCCGTTTGA
- the rfaP gene encoding lipopolysaccharide core heptose(I) kinase RfaP, whose translation MPFEVAENFKKNWGSNPGFDEVMALDGDMYRQVARRKTFKFTLNNKDYFAKIHKGVGWGEIVKNLLQGRLPILGAVNEYEAINALTTLGIKTMTLAAFGQRGLNVAELESFVITESLEPAVSLEDLSMDWAKNKPDLKLKRALIKHVATITRHLHDNGINHRDLYICHFLLKESDMKSIQVAEELPLYLIDLHRVQMRDSVPERWRIKDLAALYFSSMQIGFTRRDFYRFIQTYSDKSLSAEFKLHADRWASVSAKGQKLNSKPIKD comes from the coding sequence ATGCCGTTTGAAGTAGCAGAAAATTTCAAAAAAAACTGGGGCAGTAACCCTGGTTTTGATGAGGTAATGGCGCTTGACGGCGATATGTATCGACAGGTGGCGAGGCGTAAAACATTTAAATTCACGCTCAACAACAAAGACTATTTTGCAAAAATCCATAAGGGTGTAGGTTGGGGCGAAATCGTTAAAAACCTCTTGCAAGGAAGATTGCCAATTTTAGGTGCAGTAAACGAGTATGAGGCAATTAATGCATTAACGACACTAGGTATTAAAACGATGACGCTGGCAGCTTTTGGTCAGCGCGGGTTGAATGTTGCGGAATTGGAATCATTTGTTATTACAGAATCTTTAGAGCCGGCTGTTAGCCTAGAAGATTTGTCGATGGATTGGGCGAAGAATAAGCCGGATTTAAAGCTTAAAAGGGCGTTGATAAAACACGTTGCAACGATAACGCGTCACTTGCACGACAACGGCATTAATCATCGAGATTTGTATATATGCCACTTTTTATTGAAAGAGTCAGATATGAAATCTATTCAGGTAGCAGAAGAACTGCCATTGTATTTAATAGATTTACACCGTGTACAGATGCGCGATAGCGTACCTGAAAGGTGGCGAATTAAAGACCTCGCTGCATTATATTTTTCTAGCATGCAGATCGGCTTTACGCGTCGAGACTTTTATCGCTTTATCCAAACCTATTCGGATAAAAGCTTAAGCGCAGAGTTTAAGCTTCATGCGGATCGTTGGGCTAGCGTTTCTGCTAAAGGGCAAAAACTTAATTCAAAACCGATAAAGGACTAG
- a CDS encoding lipopolysaccharide kinase InaA family protein produces MSSNSSLYRYVFHGIRLNVSPEERNTMVSLGLEHSNAWSSFNEGETLSKGSTTCLKVTLPHKSVIYFKRYQYTKKPWDFFLRRSKAANEFINYQRFKKIGIPTLDVIALYEQRSFGFLNLACIITKELKNTVQLDDFFTGVLSKMPKGERQLVSDDIKVKLFQQIRLAHNAGIFHLDLKWRNILIQREGKQYTPIWIDCPRGIKRRFLNYRLRVADLSGLTRKALSFFSTQQLYRMVYLYLGKSATKKEARKLFFDIQKHLARRPPKFWGN; encoded by the coding sequence ATGTCATCTAATAGTTCATTATATCGATATGTATTTCATGGCATTCGTTTAAATGTTTCGCCAGAGGAGCGAAATACTATGGTGTCACTTGGACTAGAGCATAGCAACGCTTGGTCTTCATTTAATGAAGGAGAAACTTTATCTAAAGGATCTACCACCTGCCTAAAAGTCACACTACCCCATAAATCTGTTATTTATTTCAAACGGTACCAATATACAAAAAAACCTTGGGATTTTTTTCTTAGACGAAGTAAAGCAGCAAACGAATTTATCAACTACCAGCGCTTTAAGAAAATCGGCATTCCAACATTAGACGTTATCGCTTTATACGAACAACGCTCATTTGGCTTTTTAAACCTCGCCTGCATTATCACCAAAGAGTTAAAAAACACTGTTCAGCTTGATGACTTTTTTACCGGTGTGCTTTCGAAAATGCCAAAAGGTGAGCGGCAACTAGTTTCCGACGATATCAAAGTAAAATTATTTCAACAAATAAGACTAGCGCATAATGCAGGCATTTTTCACTTGGACTTAAAGTGGCGAAACATTTTAATTCAGCGAGAAGGTAAGCAATACACGCCTATTTGGATAGATTGCCCACGTGGAATTAAACGACGTTTTCTAAACTACCGACTTAGAGTTGCTGACTTAAGCGGCCTAACGCGCAAAGCACTCAGCTTCTTTTCAACTCAACAACTTTATCGAATGGTGTATTTGTACCTTGGAAAATCAGCGACAAAAAAAGAAGCCCGAAAGCTGTTCTTTGACATTCAAAAACACTTGGCAAGACGGCCACCAAAATTTTGGGGAAACTAG
- a CDS encoding lipopolysaccharide kinase InaA family protein, with protein MHYISEKWRDILVFNHLDTYEKIWDLEAEWFEEPNHRRGGWSGVSRIELNLPLGGKVGVFLKRQENHVSKSLRHPISGFSTFVREYEHINAFHDNGIPSLDLVFFEDWKDDGQRRAIVMTEELAGYIPLSSDEYQPGGVFVSTKTQKANLFKKLASLMQVMHENGFQHNCFYLKHIFARPLQDGDVELRIIDLEKVKKPLVKNRARFRDLYTLFRHSDRWGVKDKIRFYRQYQQEEKLSKKSKKLWLKIADKIARKSKI; from the coding sequence ATGCATTATATATCTGAAAAATGGCGAGACATACTGGTTTTTAACCACTTAGATACGTATGAGAAAATATGGGACCTCGAAGCAGAATGGTTTGAAGAGCCTAACCATCGACGGGGAGGCTGGAGTGGTGTCTCACGAATTGAGTTGAATTTACCGCTAGGCGGAAAGGTCGGGGTTTTTCTTAAGCGCCAAGAAAATCATGTGTCGAAGTCTTTACGGCACCCGATAAGTGGTTTTTCAACCTTTGTCCGAGAATATGAGCATATCAATGCCTTTCATGATAATGGTATTCCGTCACTTGATCTGGTTTTTTTTGAAGATTGGAAAGACGATGGCCAACGAAGGGCAATTGTCATGACGGAGGAATTAGCGGGTTATATCCCACTATCATCAGATGAATATCAGCCGGGTGGGGTTTTTGTTTCGACGAAAACTCAAAAGGCCAATCTTTTTAAAAAATTAGCCAGCTTAATGCAAGTAATGCATGAAAATGGTTTTCAGCACAACTGCTTTTACCTTAAACATATTTTTGCAAGGCCATTGCAAGATGGCGATGTGGAATTACGGATTATTGATTTAGAGAAAGTAAAGAAACCATTAGTAAAAAATCGAGCTCGCTTTCGGGACTTATACACCTTGTTTCGACATTCTGATAGGTGGGGTGTTAAAGATAAAATCAGATTTTATAGGCAGTATCAGCAGGAAGAAAAGCTTAGCAAAAAATCTAAAAAGTTATGGCTTAAAATAGCAGATAAAATTGCTAGGAAAAGTAAGATATAA
- a CDS encoding carbamoyltransferase produces the protein MIVLGLSGAVSHDASAALYIDGKLVAAVEEERFLRDKHAKGKFPYESTKFCLEYAGIKPSDVDVVAFPYAKIGLSSPARWHYAKRHWYAPDRALMALFNGNRRYERNFQSVMKMLDDLGIDSQRVKFVPVEHHLAHASSAYHLSGFKEKTAILGIDGKGEYATTFFGYGENGKIHKIKEFYDPDSLGGVYGAVTEFLGFEMLDGEFKVMGMAPYGDPKRFDFSRLIETDGKDFRVNTKLVNCLGLRRYKENGKGYFFSPKLIDWLGPKREGDEIDDPYIDYAASIQALLEKVALGLIDTYLGDTLKETGKLCYAGGVALNVKLNQRIIARPDVKELFVQPAASDAGTAIGAASYAAQELGDSVEKMQHAYLGPEYTNEECIQACLDHPNKPEYEVLENTTQYTAKLLADGNPISWFQGRMEFGPRALGNRSIIGNPSSKGVADRINAQIKYRERWRPFCPSILDTVAEDILQTDHPSPYMTFTFDVADSWKKRIPEVVHEDGTARAQIVTAETNPRYHELLTEVEKLTGNGVVLNTSLNRRGEPMVCSPTDALNMFYGSDLEYLVMEDILVKKV, from the coding sequence ATGATTGTTTTAGGCTTATCAGGGGCAGTGAGTCACGACGCATCTGCCGCGTTGTACATCGATGGGAAATTAGTTGCGGCGGTAGAAGAAGAACGCTTCTTGCGCGATAAACACGCAAAAGGTAAATTCCCTTACGAGTCCACAAAATTTTGTTTAGAGTACGCAGGCATTAAGCCGAGCGATGTTGACGTGGTGGCCTTTCCGTACGCAAAAATAGGTCTATCTAGTCCAGCGCGTTGGCATTATGCTAAAAGGCATTGGTACGCACCGGATCGTGCGCTAATGGCCTTGTTCAACGGCAATCGTCGCTATGAGCGAAACTTCCAAAGCGTGATGAAGATGTTGGATGATTTAGGTATTGACTCACAGCGAGTTAAATTTGTACCGGTTGAACATCATTTGGCGCACGCGAGCAGCGCATATCACCTCAGTGGGTTTAAAGAAAAAACCGCTATTCTTGGTATTGACGGTAAAGGAGAGTACGCGACGACCTTTTTTGGTTATGGCGAAAACGGCAAAATTCACAAGATTAAGGAATTCTACGACCCGGACTCTTTAGGCGGCGTTTATGGCGCAGTTACCGAGTTTCTCGGCTTTGAGATGCTTGATGGTGAGTTTAAAGTGATGGGTATGGCGCCGTATGGCGACCCAAAACGCTTTGATTTTTCACGACTTATCGAAACAGATGGCAAAGATTTTCGGGTCAATACAAAACTCGTTAACTGCTTAGGTTTGCGGCGTTATAAAGAAAATGGCAAAGGCTATTTCTTCAGCCCTAAATTAATTGATTGGCTTGGCCCAAAACGCGAAGGCGATGAAATTGATGACCCTTACATAGATTATGCAGCGAGTATTCAGGCTTTGCTGGAGAAGGTGGCGCTTGGCTTAATTGACACCTATTTAGGTGATACGCTTAAAGAAACAGGCAAACTTTGTTATGCCGGTGGTGTAGCGCTAAACGTAAAGCTTAATCAACGTATTATTGCGCGGCCCGACGTTAAAGAATTATTTGTTCAACCCGCTGCCAGTGATGCGGGTACTGCGATTGGTGCGGCGAGCTATGCGGCGCAAGAATTAGGCGATAGCGTAGAGAAAATGCAGCACGCCTACCTTGGCCCAGAATATACTAATGAAGAATGCATTCAAGCCTGTTTAGATCATCCTAACAAGCCTGAATACGAGGTGTTGGAAAATACAACGCAATACACGGCGAAGTTATTAGCGGATGGTAATCCTATATCGTGGTTCCAAGGACGCATGGAATTTGGTCCGCGTGCTTTGGGAAATCGAAGTATTATCGGCAACCCGAGCAGTAAGGGCGTAGCGGATAGAATTAATGCACAGATCAAATACCGTGAGCGCTGGCGTCCATTTTGCCCGAGTATTTTGGACACGGTTGCGGAAGATATTTTGCAAACAGACCACCCCAGCCCGTATATGACGTTTACCTTTGACGTGGCAGACAGTTGGAAGAAAAGAATTCCAGAGGTAGTGCATGAAGATGGTACGGCTAGAGCGCAGATTGTAACGGCAGAAACCAACCCGCGTTATCATGAGCTACTGACGGAAGTTGAAAAGCTAACAGGCAATGGAGTGGTGTTGAATACATCACTTAATCGTCGTGGCGAGCCGATGGTTTGTTCGCCGACCGATGCACTGAATATGTTTTATGGCTCCGACTTAGAATATCTAGTAATGGAAGATATTTTGGTGAAGAAAGTTTAA
- a CDS encoding lipopolysaccharide kinase InaA family protein, with amino-acid sequence MENISNEQYQQLIAGADVIEEDSFGVKVLDTKKGEMIKLFRLKRFLSSALLNPYAVRFVRNAEQLNTLGITTITINQLLWCRSIKRHIVVYQRLEGELLRDVLNDPAKDTEDIFRQFGAFVAQLHQKGVYFRSAHLKNILVLPNGGFGLIDISDMQIKRSSLNMSLRQRNFEHILRYQEDKALAQQYFDSFVSSYTVASQLDESNSNKIKQTIQSILA; translated from the coding sequence ATGGAAAACATCAGTAACGAACAATACCAACAACTAATCGCAGGCGCCGATGTTATTGAAGAAGATAGCTTTGGAGTAAAGGTACTAGACACCAAAAAAGGTGAAATGATTAAGCTATTCCGCCTGAAACGATTTCTTTCAAGCGCCCTTTTAAACCCATACGCTGTTCGTTTTGTAAGAAATGCCGAACAACTCAACACTCTCGGCATCACCACAATAACCATTAACCAACTCCTTTGGTGTCGAAGCATTAAGCGCCATATCGTTGTCTATCAAAGGCTAGAAGGTGAGTTATTGCGAGATGTATTAAATGACCCTGCTAAAGACACTGAGGATATATTCCGCCAATTTGGCGCCTTTGTCGCTCAATTACATCAAAAAGGGGTTTATTTCAGGTCGGCCCATTTAAAAAATATTCTCGTGCTACCCAATGGCGGTTTTGGGCTGATTGATATTTCCGATATGCAAATCAAACGTTCCTCACTAAACATGAGTTTACGCCAAAGAAATTTTGAACACATCTTGCGTTATCAAGAAGATAAGGCGCTAGCCCAACAGTACTTCGACTCATTTGTATCGAGTTACACTGTCGCCAGCCAGCTCGACGAAAGCAACAGCAACAAAATAAAACAAACCATTCAAAGCATTCTGGCTTAG
- a CDS encoding DUF465 domain-containing protein yields the protein MILSENNQIELRIIELKQEHQDLHYIIDHLIEELQPDQLRIRRLKKRRLFVKDQIEHLKSTLIPDIDA from the coding sequence ATGATATTAAGCGAAAACAATCAAATTGAACTCAGAATTATTGAGCTCAAACAAGAGCATCAAGATTTGCACTATATAATTGATCACCTAATAGAAGAGCTTCAGCCCGACCAACTTAGAATACGCAGACTTAAGAAACGTCGATTATTCGTGAAAGATCAAATTGAACACTTAAAAAGCACCTTAATTCCTGACATTGACGCCTAA
- the rsmA gene encoding 16S rRNA (adenine(1518)-N(6)/adenine(1519)-N(6))-dimethyltransferase RsmA, with protein MNKPHKARKRFGQNFLQDSRIIHQIIMAIDPLASDHVVEIGPGQGAITEPLLDSHCQLDVVELDRDLVERLNTRFGHIDRFTLHSADALAFNFAALDSDKPLRVIGNLPYNISTPLLFHLLTQASHIKDMHFMLQKEIVNRLQAQPGSKQFGRLSIMIQLHCDVEALFDVDPECFHPKPKVMSSIVRLTPHTKQKYAIDDLELFEKIVKAAFSQRRKTIRNTLKNICNEASLEAAHIDPNARAESLEINDFVNLSNQLNRI; from the coding sequence TTGAATAAACCACACAAAGCTCGCAAACGTTTCGGTCAGAATTTCCTGCAGGATAGTCGGATCATCCATCAAATAATTATGGCCATCGACCCACTAGCAAGCGACCACGTCGTTGAAATTGGACCGGGGCAAGGTGCCATTACCGAACCGCTTTTAGATTCTCACTGTCAACTCGATGTCGTTGAACTTGACCGAGACCTTGTTGAACGACTCAACACTCGTTTTGGCCATATAGATCGATTTACACTGCATAGCGCAGACGCACTGGCATTTAATTTCGCCGCCTTAGATAGCGACAAACCTCTAAGGGTTATTGGCAATTTGCCCTACAATATTTCGACACCTTTATTATTTCATTTGCTTACGCAGGCATCGCATATCAAAGATATGCACTTCATGTTGCAAAAAGAAATTGTCAACCGGCTCCAAGCCCAACCGGGCAGCAAACAATTTGGACGCCTCAGCATTATGATTCAACTTCATTGCGACGTTGAGGCTCTGTTCGATGTCGACCCAGAGTGCTTCCACCCAAAACCCAAAGTCATGTCGAGCATAGTTCGTTTAACACCTCACACAAAACAAAAATATGCCATTGATGACTTAGAACTATTTGAAAAGATAGTGAAAGCCGCTTTTTCTCAGCGCCGTAAAACCATTAGAAATACACTCAAAAATATTTGTAATGAAGCATCTCTTGAAGCGGCCCATATAGACCCAAATGCACGAGCAGAGAGCCTAGAAATTAATGACTTTGTTAATCTTAGCAACCAGCTTAATCGTATCTAA
- the pdxA gene encoding 4-hydroxythreonine-4-phosphate dehydrogenase PdxA encodes MPLPRIVITPGEPAGIGPDICLQVCHKSWPCELIFVADIELLQRRAVALNLSIDIKLADLSKPTSPHIPGTMNVLPVQLPEEEVCGLLNTNNAKYVIETLQSAAQLCLDNTCQSLVTGPVQKSIINNAGIPFSGHTEFFAHYCGGYPVMMLATKELRVALATTHLALKDVSSAITVLLLEKVISILHTDLQKKFAITKPRIAVCGLNPHAGEDGHLGDEEITTIIPALDRLRQKGINLTGPLPADTAFTPPILAKHDVVLAMYHDQGLPTLKFAGFGEAVNITLGLPIIRTSVDHGTALELAGTGNASSSSLESALEMAIQLSSK; translated from the coding sequence ATGCCTTTACCTCGAATTGTTATTACCCCCGGTGAACCCGCCGGTATTGGCCCCGATATATGCTTACAGGTCTGCCATAAAAGTTGGCCATGCGAACTGATTTTTGTCGCTGACATTGAACTATTACAACGTAGGGCGGTGGCTCTTAACTTATCAATCGATATTAAACTAGCCGACCTGAGTAAACCCACTAGCCCGCATATACCAGGTACTATGAACGTCCTTCCAGTTCAATTACCTGAAGAAGAAGTTTGTGGTCTACTCAACACTAATAATGCTAAATATGTAATTGAAACGCTTCAGTCAGCTGCTCAATTATGCCTTGATAACACCTGCCAATCGCTCGTTACAGGGCCCGTACAAAAAAGCATTATTAACAATGCAGGCATCCCTTTTTCTGGCCATACTGAATTTTTTGCCCATTATTGCGGCGGCTACCCCGTGATGATGTTAGCAACAAAGGAGTTACGGGTTGCCTTGGCAACCACTCACTTAGCACTCAAAGATGTTAGTTCGGCAATAACCGTGTTACTCCTTGAAAAAGTCATCAGCATTTTACATACCGACTTACAAAAAAAATTCGCCATCACTAAACCACGTATCGCCGTATGTGGCCTCAACCCACACGCCGGTGAAGATGGTCACTTAGGTGATGAAGAGATCACAACAATAATTCCTGCTCTTGATCGTTTACGTCAAAAGGGTATCAACTTAACTGGCCCCTTACCTGCAGACACCGCATTCACACCACCCATTTTAGCCAAACACGACGTGGTTTTGGCGATGTATCACGACCAAGGATTACCGACACTAAAATTCGCTGGGTTCGGTGAAGCTGTTAATATTACACTCGGTCTACCTATCATTCGCACATCGGTCGACCACGGGACAGCTCTTGAACTTGCCGGCACGGGAAACGCGAGTTCAAGTAGTTTAGAATCGGCGCTAGAAATGGCCATACAACTTTCATCCAAATAA